A window from Saccharomyces eubayanus strain FM1318 chromosome XIV, whole genome shotgun sequence encodes these proteins:
- the YSF3 gene encoding U2 snRNP complex subunit YSF3 produces MHLLKSMSPGYKDYLEGEK; encoded by the coding sequence ATGCATCTCCTGAAATCCATGTCTCCTGGTTATAAAGATTACTTGGAAGGAGAGAAGTAG
- the AAH1 gene encoding adenine deaminase has product MVSQEFLQELPKCEHHLHLEGTLEPDLLFVLAKRNNITLPDAFPKSIEELNVKYEKFRDLQDFLDYYYIGTNVLIKEQDFFDLAWAYFVKVHKQGLVHAEVFYDPQSHTSRDISIETVTKGFQRACDKAQAEFGITSKLIMCLLRHIEPEECLKTIEEATPFIKDGTISALGLDSAEAPFPPNLFVECYRKAASLNQDLRLTAHAGEEGSAQFVSDALDLLNVTRIDHGINSQHDDELLDRLARDQILLTVCPFSNVKLQVVKSVSELPLQKFLDKNVPFSLNSDDPAYFGGYILDNYIQVSKDFPHWDHETWGRIAKNAINGSWCDDKRKGDLLDKVDQVVTKYSN; this is encoded by the coding sequence atggtctCCCAAGAGTTTTTACAAGAATTGCCAAAGTGTGAGCACCACTTACATTTAGAAGGTACTCTGGAACCAGATCTATTGTTCGTATTAGCGAAGAGAAACAACATTACCTTACCCGACGCATTCCCTAAATCAATCGAAGAATTAAACgtaaaatatgaaaaattccgCGATCTACAGGATTTCTTAGATTATTATTACATCGGTACCAATGTTTTAATCAAGGAACAAGACTTTTTCGATTTGGCATGGGCttattttgtaaaagtCCACAAGCAAGGGTTGGTCCATGCTGAGGTTTTTTATGATCCCCAATCCCATACCTCCAGAGACATTTCTATAGAGACAGTCACTAAGGGCTTCCAAAGAGCTTGTGACAAAGCTCAGGCTGAATTCGGTATTACATCCAAGCTTATCATGTGCCTTTTGAGACACATCGAACCTGAAGAATGTTTGAAAACCATCGAAGAAGCCACTCCGTTTATCAAGGATGGTACCATTTCTGCCTTAGGTTTAGATTCTGCTGAAGCGCCATTTCCACCAAATTTATTCGTTGAATGTTACAGAAAAGCAGCCTCTTTAAACCAGGATCTGAGATTGACTGCACACGCAGGTGAAGAAGGTTCTGCTCAGTTCGTCTCAGATGCTCTAGATTTGTTAAATGTGACCAGAATTGATCACGGTATAAATAGTCAACACGATGATGAATTACTGGATAGATTAGCTCGCGATCAAATCTTGCTAACCGTCTGCCCCTTCTCTAACGTCAAACTACAAGTCGTCAAATCTGTTTCTGAGTTGCCATTGCAAAAATTTCTGGACAAAAATGtccctttttctttaaattcTGATGATCCAGCTTATTTTGGCGGTTATATCTTGGATAACTACATTCAAGTCTCAAAGGATTTCCCACACTGGGATCATGAAACCTGGGGTCGTATTGCTAAGAACGCTATTAATGGTTCTTGGTGTGATGATAAAAGAAAGGGCGACTTGTTGGATAAAGTGGATCAAGTAGTCACTAAGTATTCCAATTAA
- the THO2 gene encoding Tho2p: protein MTTQTLLSRLDALSRQVISPGLLNQATILTEETITNWSERSKALCSDFIALESNDEKEHWLKILFIELFDFINQGDEGSPLRLSDIALFIEELVNGDRKGSQASLVGKMLIAVSSSVPNIKDTNTISLCKLIPSLHEELFKFSWISSKLLNKEQTTLLRHLLKKSKYEVKKYNLLVENSVGYAQLVALLLLAYYDPDNSLKVHAYLEEMYHIMGKYSLDSIRSLDVILNVSCQFITEEYQFFIEFLQKSDFWPSNHVADNSNYSTLNVGGNMIAANIISFNLSQYKEQVDKENHQKYMDMCCILINTGFINFYSIWDNVKPDMESLQKYTEDLETELEAESTKGIENPLAMAAALSTEDENNEDTALVKDDDKDKDKASETSNEADLKDKQKNDTLSFGKINLLERLLIHGCITPVVHILKEHPKILYVNESISKYFGRIFEYLLDPLYTSKTSRDESNNMASALMVTRIDNGILAHKPRLIHKYKTHDPFESFELNTKYVFYYSEWNSALVPFASIDDLFEKSHTFLSIIGPYLANTPTLLSKISRIGVADIQKNQGTEFLQSTVDKWVDFVRKFIFPAIPLLQDNPIATSEVYELMKLFPFDKRCFIYNEMMTKLSQDNLPIKVSFNKTEREAKSILKALSIDTIAKESRRFAKLISTNPLASLVPAVKQIENYDKVSELVVYTTKYFNEFAYDVLQYVLLLRLTYSRPAVQFDGVNQAMWVQRLSIFIAGLAKNCPNMDISNIITYILKTLHNGNIIAVSILKELIITVGGIRDLNEVNVKQLLMLNSGKPLKQYARHLIYDFRDDNSDIASKLTSFFTDQNAISEIILLLYSLNLKANTQDSHYKILSTRCDEMNTLLWSFIELIKHCLKAEAFEENVLPFVELTNRFHLSTPWVFHIWRDYLDNQINENENFSIEQLVEGAEFDDVDLTKISKDLFTTFWRLSLYDIHFDKSLYDERKNTLSGKNTDQMSNRKKHSVQNQIKDVLVTGISHQRAYKKTAELVSEKSNIWNKDCEDNQIKVFIQNCVVPRVLFSPSDALFSSYFIFMAFNAENLMSILNTFISSNILKTLLFCCTSSEAGNLGLFFTDVLKKLEEMRINGDLDEQASRKLYEWHSIITEQIIDLLSEKNYMSIRNGIEFMKHVTSVFPILKTHIQLVYTTLEENLVNEEREDIKLPSSALIGHLKARLKKALELDEFCSLTEEEAAQKKIYEAELEEIKCYETAYQNEQKQLALRKQLELNKSQRLQNDSSKSATNNSTELGINDKWSYSHNEPAIPTKPSSSQWSYSKVTRHLDDINHYLATNHLQKAISLVENDSETWNLKKLSKQNMPIFDFRNLTLEIFERYFRSLIQNPQNPDFAEKIEALKRHIKNISREPYTGVANSRSETFGPEYTKRSSRYGGSTGAKDTYNNANYKTSSSDRSGLKNSKPSTSYPHKRSELPTRPSKGKVYNDRSRPARQAGPDRGESFDQQRDTRPREDYKKTNSQRPQLRFPEKPSQGSNDNNKNTSYQQTPSYKREMPSENDEKPNKRFKKDDGNRSKFQRQDYRSTRDSGSNFSANNSSSNRRPNETQRYNTNRKSNTQALPQGPKGGNNVSRYQR from the coding sequence ATGACAACACAGACGCTTCTTTCAAGACTGGATGCTCTTTCCCGGCAGGTCATATCTCCAGGTTTACTGAACCAGGCAACTATTCTAACGGAGGAAACAATAACGAACTGGTCTGAACGATCAAAAGCTCTATGTTCGGACTTTATTGCGCTGGAATCGAATGACGAAAAGGAACATTGGCTGAAGATTTTATTTATCGAattgtttgatttcatAAATCAAGGCGATGAAGGTTCCCCTCTCAGGCTCTCCGATATTGCACTGTTTATAGAAGAGTTGGTGAACGGTGACAGAAAAGGGTCGCAGGCTTCCCTAGTGGGCAAAATGCTCATTGCTGTTTCGAGTTCCGTGCCCAATATAAAGGACACGAACACCATATCATTGTGTAAGCTGATACCGTCCCTACATGAAGAGCTGTTTAAATTTAGTTGGATATCCTCGAAGTTATTAAATAAGGAACAAACTACTTTACTGAGacatttgttgaaaaaatcaaaatatgaagtaaaaaaatataaccTTTTGGTGGAAAATTCAGTAGGTTACGCTCAATTGGTAgctttattgttattggcGTATTACGATCCAGACAATTCTCTTAAAGTTCATGCATATTTGGAAGAGATGTATCATATTATGGGGAAATATTCTTTAGATTCCATTCGTTCTTTAGATGTCATCCTAAACGTTTCCTGTCAGTTTATTACTGAAGAGTACCAATTTTTTATCGAGTTTTTGCAGAAATCGGATTTTTGGCCCTCTAACCATGTGGCCGATAATTCGAATTACTCTACCTTAAATGTAGGTGGTAACATGATTGCGGCTAACATTATCTCATTCAATTTATCCCAATATAAGGAACAGGTTGATAAGGAAAATCACCAGAAGTATATGGACATGTGTTGCATTTTAATAAACACAGGGTTTATCAATTTCTATTCCATTTGGGATAACGTAAAGCCTGATATGGAATCTCTACAAAAGTATACGGAGGATTTAGAAACCGAATTAGAAGCAGAATCCACTAAAGGCATAGAAAACCCTTTGGCTATGGCAGCAGCTTTATCGACTGAAGATGAGAATAATGAGGATACTGCGCTTGTGAAGGATGACGATAAGGACAAGGACAAAGCCTCAGAAACAAGTAACGAAGCAGACTTGAAAGACAAGCAGAAAAACGATACTTTATCATTTGGTAAAATAAATTTATTAGAGCGTTTATTAATTCATGGTTGTATTACTCCTGTTGTCCACATACTAAAGGAACATCCAAAAATACTATATGTTAATGAATCcatatcaaaatattttggcaGAATATTTGAATATCTTTTAGATCCTTTATACACGTCAAAGACATCTCGCGATGAGTCAAACAACATGGCGTCTGCTTTAATGGTAACTCGGATAGATAATGGCATCCTAGCTCATAAGCCAAGATTGATCCacaaatacaaaacacATGATCCATTTGAATCATTCGAATTGAATACAAAGTATGTATTTTACTACTCTGAATGGAATAGTGCCCTTGTCCCTTTTGCATCCATTGATGACCTATTTGAAAAGTCACATACATTTTTGTCTATCATTGGGCCCTATTTAGCCAACACCCCCACGCTATTGAGCAAGATCTCACGTATTGGTGTAGCTGATATTCAGAAAAATCAAGGCACTGAGTTTTTGCAAAGTACAGTTGACAAGTGGGTGGATTTTGTAAGAAAATTCATTTTCCCTGCCATCCCGCTGTTACAGGATAATCCAATCGCCACATCGGAGGTTTATGAACTGATGAAGCTTTTTCCCTTTGACAAGAGGTGTTTTATTTACAATGAGATGATGACAAAACTATCTCAAGATAATTTACCAATAAAAGTAAGCTTCAATAAAACTGAAAGAGAAGCCAAGAGCATTTTGAAGGCTTTGAGTATAGATACCATAGCCAAGGAATCTAGAAGGTTTGCTAAACTGATTTCCACGAATCCGTTGGCTTCATTGGTGCCTGCAGTTAAACAGATTGAAAATTATGATAAAGTCTCAGAGCTTGTCGTCTACACTACAAAGTATTTCAACGAATTTGCATATGATGTATTGCAATATGTACTGTTACTACGTTTAACTTATAGCAGACCTGCTGTTCAATTTGACGGTGTCAATCAAGCCATGTGGGTACAACGATTATCAATATTCATTGCCGGTTTAGCCAAAAATTGTCCTAATATGGACATCTCAAACATAATCACttacattttgaaaactttgcATAATGGAAATATCATAGCCGTTTCCATCTTAAAGGAGTTAATCATTACTGTCGGTGGTATCAGGGATCTAAATGAAGTCAACGTGAAGCAGCTGTTGATGTTAAATTCAGGGAAACCATTGAAACAGTATGCAAGACATTTGATTTATGACTTTAGAGATGACAATTCCGATATTGCATCAAAACTAACCTCATTTTTCACCGACCAAAACGCTATCTCTGaaattattcttttgttatattCTCTGAATTTAAAGGCGAATACCCAGGACTCTCACTACAAGATCTTGTCCACAAGATGTGATGAAATGAACACATTGTTATGGTCGTTTATTGAATTGATCAAGCACTGTTTAAAAGCAGAAGCATTCGAAGAAAACGTTTTGCCATTTGTAGAATTGACGAATCGGTTCCATCTATCGACACCATGGGTCTTTCACATTTGGAGAGACTATTTAGATAACCAAATaaacgaaaacgaaaatttttctattgAGCAATTGGTTGAAGGGGCAGAGTTTGATGATGTCGATTTaacaaagatttcaaaagatcTTTTTACTACTTTTTGGAGACTTTCGTTGTATGATATTCATTTTGATAAATCATTATACGATGAACGCAAGAACACTCTCTCTGGGAAAAATACTGACCAAATGtcaaacagaaaaaaacactCAGTCCAGAATCAAATTAAAGATGTCTTAGTTACCGGAATATCTCATCAAAGAGCCTATAAGAAAACCGCAGAACTCGTGTCCGAAAAGTCAAATATCTGGAACAAAGATTGTGAGGACAATCAAATCAAAGTCTTCATACAGAATTGCGTGGTCCCAAgagttttgttttctcctTCTGATGCACTTTTCTCTTcatatttcattttcatgGCCTTCAATGCAGAAAATTTGATGTCAATTCTAAACACCTTTATCTCCTCCAATATTCTAAAAACACTGCTGTTCTGCTGTACTAGTTCAGAAGCAGGTAACTTGGGTCTCTTTTTTACtgatgttttgaaaaaactagaAGAAATGAGAATAAATGGCGATTTAGACGAACAAGCTTCTAGGAAGTTATACGAATGGCACTCAATTATTACAGAACAAATTATTGATCTCTTATCcgaaaaaaactatatgTCAATTAGAAATGGTATTGAATTCATGAAGCACGTTACTAGTGTCTTCCCAATACTAAAAACACATATTCAGTTGGTTTACACAACCTTAGAGGAAAACTTGGtaaatgaagaaagagaggATATTAAATTACCAAGTAGTGCATTAATAGGTCATTTGAAGGCGCGCTTAAAGAAAGCTTTAGAATTGGATGAATTCTGCAGCTTAACTGAAGAGGAAGCagctcaaaagaaaatctatGAAGCcgaattggaagaaattaaGTGTTATGAGACAGCTTACcaaaatgaacaaaagcAGTTGGCTTTGAGAAAGCAACTAGAGCTTAACAAATCGCAACGACTTCAAAACGATTCCTCCAAAAGTGCCACCAATAATAGTACGGAACTTGGTATCAACGACAAATGGAGCTATTCGCATAATGAGCCCGCAATTCCAACAAAGCCTTCTAGCAGCCAATGGTCCTATTCCAAAGTTACGAGGCATTTGGATGATATAAATCACTACCTGGCTACAAACCATTTACAAAAGGCAATTTCCTTGGTAGAAAATGATAGTGAAACttggaatttgaaaaaattgtcgaaacaaaatatgccaatttttgatttcagaaatttaactttagaaatatttgaaagatatttCAGATCTTTGATTCAAAACCCTCAGAATCCGGACTTTGCTGAAAAGATTGAGGCGCTCAAGAGGCACATCAAGAACATATCGCGTGAGCCATATACTGGCGTGGCCAACTCCCGCTCTGAGACTTTTGGTCCCGAATATACCAAAAGGTCAAGTAGATATGGCGGGAGTACCGGAGCCAAAGATACATATAATAATGCTAACTATAAAACTTCAAGCAGTGATCGTTCTGGCTTGAAAAATAGCAAGCCAAGTACCAGTTATCCACACAAAAGATCGGAATTGCCCACCAGACCTAGCAAAGGCAAAGTTTATAATGACAGAAGCAGACCAGCTAGACAAGCTGGTCCGGACAGAGGCGAGAGCTTTGATCAGCAAAGAGATACTCGTCCACGTGAAGACTATAAGAAAACTAACTCGCAACGTCCTCAACTAAGGTTTCCGGAAAAGCCATCACAAGGAAGTAATGAtaacaacaagaacacaTCCTACCAACAAACGCCATCCTACAAGCGTGAAATGCCTTCAGAGAATGATGAAAAGCCCAATAAAAGGTTCAAGAAGGATGATGGTAACAGAAGCAAATTTCAGAGACAAGACTATAGAAGTACAAGAGATAGCGGTAGCAACTTCAGTGCAAATAACAGTAGTAGCAATCGTAGACCCAATGAAACCCAAAGATACAACACAAACAGAAAGAGCAATACACAGGCTCTTCCTCAAGGCCCCAAGGGAGGTAATAATGTTAGTAGATATCAACGTTAA
- the MPF1 gene encoding Mpf1p, producing the protein MSFSIFGMTADRDSGLKLSQTASSGSMSEEFVCSSNTSTSILDYPLPKVAFNHIDSITDADTGLVNAMLEPRATVDVGATDNNVLYCIDPYPVEPPCYDLANPSKVIRYPIYEHCRPCPTSVKPPSYTASVEHYTVISMKMEKLSPFEGANSRLWNNFILQLNSTQINFYSIDDELTKDIKNYRGGDMFGHHHFKGGSDRHHATRSLLTAFTGKPTYQFDKYDKERICRIVAQDKSRFLSNEYLCSSYSLQCAKVGLPIDYSSRDFVLRMRCEGLQFLLQFSYVDELINWAMYLNMGISLSLDLELRELPTYRSVPRRRHARARIPANKDKHHNKNKNKNKKRSNSHSHAPPLRKFNTSSVLPVGAVANERPKNKSRSRSLSLLSPCSSLNHGVNGPSNVGLSTKKNSEDEICGLFTSKLRNFFKTNSSSRRNSNKPVEQRRRSSELNSVQEELDDNGSTINTDTSLVSPIFSPTAHSVATSQSSIHENFRSRSGSNSMDPLHCDFSMLRISDHDLSQDSTREPSLLNLADRTIQEEGFSDDEDEDDGNYNDDDEEYGDDDDINRLISLDDREFHLGAADFNEYGTAFHTKNPPLFKGINHDASRGGLSKNTHRRCLDNALKWAPATEPISRKRYIKDSLRCIKPLTEDHPWTGKVIFKPAPPPAYETNNLPIKIHGHENSKDLRHMKNHYLKPYLVGSCGLLKTGAKVFHSYDKTDEVTII; encoded by the coding sequence ATGTCCTTCAGCATTTTTGGAATGACGGCGGATCGTGACAGTGGGTTGAAGCTTTCGCAGACGGCATCTTCTGGCTCTATGAGTGAAGAGTTTGTCTGTTCTAGCAACACCAGCACCTCCATTTTAGATTATCCGCTTCCGAAGGTGGCATTTAACCATATTGACAGTATAACAGACGCTGACACGGGCCTTGTCAATGCAATGTTGGAGCCACGGGCCACGGTTGATGTCGGTGCTACCGACAATAACGTGCTGTATTGCATAGACCCGTATCCTGTGGAGCCTCCGTGCTACGACTTGGCCAATCCGTCAAAAGTTATCAGATATCCCATCTATGAGCATTGTCGTCCGTGCCCCACTTCAGTGAAACCGCCAAGCTATACAGCGTCGGTGGAACACTACACTGTGATATCCATGAAAATGGAGAAGCTCTCGCCCTTCGAAGGCGCTAACTCCAGGCTATGGAACAACTTTATCTTGCAACTGAACTCCACCCAAATAAACTTCTACTCCATCGACGACGAGTTGACCAAGGATATAAAGAATTACCGAGGCGGTGATATGTTTGGCCACCACCACTTCAAGGGCGGCAGCGACCGTCACCATGCAACCCGGTCTTTATTGACTGCGTTCACAGGAAAACCCACTTACCAATTCGATAAATacgataaagaaagaatatgCAGGATAGTTGCTCAAGACAAATCAAGGTTTCTATCAAACGAGTACCTCTGCAGCAGCTACTCCCTGCAATGCGCAAAAGTCGGCCTACCCATAGATTACTCATCAAGAGATTTCGTTCTGAGAATGCGCTGTGAAGGACTGCAGTTCCTGCTGCAGTTCTCCTATGTGGACGAACTGATAAACTGGGCAATGTATTTGAACATGGGGATATCGCTCTCCTTGGATTTGGAGCTACGGGAGTTGCCCACTTATAGAAGCGTTCCCAGAAGAAGACACGCAAGAGCAAGAATACCTGCCAACAAGGACAAACACCACAataagaacaagaacaagaacaagaagaggagTAATTCCCACTCTCACGCCCCACCTTTGAGAAAATTCAACACCTCCTCCGTTTTGCCAGTTGGTGCTGTTGCCAACGAACGtccaaaaaacaaatcaagGTCAAGAAGCCTAAGCTTATTATCGCCATGTTCATCTTTGAATCATGGCGTGAACGGGCCGAGCAATGTTGGTTTGTCcacgaagaaaaattctGAAGATGAGATATGTGGCTTATTTACATCAAAACTACggaatttcttcaagacAAATTCCAGTTCAAGGAGAAACTCGAACAAGCCTGTTGAGCAGAGAAGGAGATCGAGCGAACTGAACAGTGTTCAGGAAGAACTAGACGATAACGGAAGTACAATCAATACGGACACTTCTTTGGTATCCCCCATTTTTTCACCCACAGCACACTCCGTCGCAACGTCACAGTCCTCTATTCatgaaaatttcagaagCAGATCGGGCTCCAACTCCATGGATCCGTTGCACTGTGATTTCTCAATGCTGAGAATCAGTGATCATGACTTGTCACAAGACAGCACTAGAGAGCCGTCACTCTTAAATTTGGCGGACCGCACGATTCAGGAAGAGGGGTTCAGcgatgacgaagacgaagatgacgGGAACTAtaatgacgacgacgaagaatatggagatgatgacgacatTAATAGACTAATTAGTTTGGATGATAGGGAGTTCCATCTCGGGGCTGCGGACTTCAATGAATACGGGACTGCATTCCATACCAAAAACCCCCCGCTATTTAAAGGTATTAATCATGATGCATCAAGGGGTGGATTGTCGAAAAATACGCACAGAAGGTGCTTGGATAACGCTTTGAAATGGGCTCCTGCCACGGAGCctatttcaagaaagagatATATCAAAGATTCGCTGCGATGCATTAAGCCATTAACAGAAGATCACCCATGGACAGGCAAGGTCATTTTCAAACCAGCGCCACCACCGGCTTACGAAACGAATAATCTACCAATAAAAATCCACGGCCACGAAAATAGTAAGGATTTAAGGCATATGAAAAACCATTATCTAAAGCCTTATCTGGTGGGGTCATGCGGGCTCTTGAAAACCGGTGCTAAGGTTTTCCACTCTTACGACAAAACTGACGAAGTTACGATTATATGA
- the MEP2 gene encoding ammonium permease MEP2, with amino-acid sequence MSYNFTGTPTGEGTGGNSLTTDLNTQFDLANMGWIGVASAGVWIMVPGIGLLYSGLSRKKHALSLLWASMMASAVCIFQWFFWGYSLAFSHNTRGHGFIGTLEFFGFRNVLGAPSSVSSLPDILFAVYQGMFAAVTGALMLGGACERARLFPMMVFLFLWMTVVYCPIACWVWNAEGWLVKLGSLDYAGGLCVHLTSGHGGLVYALILGRRNDPVTRKGMPKYKPHSVTSVVLGTVFLWFGWMFFNGGSAGNASIRAWYSIMSTNLAAACGGLTWMVIDYFRSGRKWTTVGLCSGIIAGLVGITPAAGFVPIWSAVVIGVVTGAGCNLAVDLKGLLGIDDGLDCYSIHGVGACIGCVLTGIFAADYVNATAGSYISPIAGGWINQHYKQVGYQLAGMCAALAWTVTVTSILLVTMNAIPFLKLRLSADEEELGTDAAQIGEFTYEESTAYIPEPIRSRTSAQMPPPHETIDDKIVANTDAEKNSTPSDVSSTKNTDHIV; translated from the coding sequence atgtcTTACAATTTTACAGGTACGCCAACGGGCGAAGGAACAGGTGGTAATTCATTGACCACAGATTTAAACACCCAATTCGATTTGGCTAATATGGGATGGATCGGTGTGGCTTCGGCAGGTGTCTGGATTATGGTGCCAGGTATCGGTCTATTATACTCCGGTTTGTCGAGGAAAAAGCACGCTCTATCTTTGCTTTGGGCCTCGATGATGGCCTCCGCAGTGTGTATCTTCCAGTGGTTTTTTTGGGGGTATTCATTGGCCTTCTCACACAACACTAGAGGTCATGGTTTCATTGGTACTTTGGAATTCTTCGGTTTCCGTAACGTTTTGGGGGCCCCCTCCAGTGTCAGCTCATTGCCTGACATCTTATTTGCTGTTTACCAAGGTATGTTTGCCGCCGTTACTGGCGCCCTAATGTTGGGTGGTGCTTGCGAAAGAGCAAGACTATTCCCCATGATGGTGTTCTTATTCTTATGGATGACTGTCGTGTACTGTCCAATTGCTTGCTGGGTTTGGAACGCAGAAGGCTGGCTGGTCAAGTTGGGCAGTTTGGACTATGCTGGTGGGTTATGTGTTCATTTGACTTCTGGCCATGGTGGGTTGGTCTACGCCTTGATTTTGGGTAGACGTAACGACCCTGTAACACGCAAGGGGATGCCCAAGTACAAGCCACATTCCGTGACCTCCGTGGTTCTGGGAACCGTGTTTTTATGGTTCGGTTGGATGTTCTTCAACGGTGGCTCCGCAGGGAATGCCTCCATACGAGCATGGTACTCTATAATGTCCACCAACTTGGCCGCCGCTTGCGGTGGGTTGACCTGGATGGTGATCGATTATTTCAGATCTGGTAGAAAGTGGACCACCGTCGGTCTATGTTCAGGTATCATTGCCGGTCTAGTCGGTATCACTCCAGCCGCTGGGTTTGTACCAATCTGGTCTGCCGTTGTTATTGGTGTGGTCACTGGTGCAGGTTGTAATCTCGCTGTTGACTTAAAGGGACTACTAGGTATTGACGATGGTTTGGACTGTTACTCTATCCATGGTGTGGGTGCTTGTATTGGCTGTGTGCTAACTGGTATCTTTGCTGCTGATTACGTCAATGCCACTGCGGGTTCCTACATCTCTCCCATCGCCGGTGGCTGGATCAACCAACACTACAAACAAGTCGGTTATCAATTGGCTGGTATGTGCGCTGCGCTAGCATGGACCGTTACTGTCACATCTATCTTGCTAGTGACTATGAACGCCATcccatttttgaaactaaGATTAAGCGCcgacgaagaagaattagGTACTGATGCTGCTCAAATCGGTGAATTCACCTACGAGGAATCCACCGCTTACATTCCAGAACCAATCAGATCAAGAACTTCTGCCCAAATGCCACCTCCTCATGAAACCATCGATGACAAAATCGTTGCTAATACAGACGCAGAAAAGAATTCCACGCCTTCTGATGTTTCTTCTACCAAGAACACCGACCATATAGTATAA
- the MFA2 gene encoding mating pheromone a, with amino-acid sequence MQPVTTISAQASQKDKSSEKKDNYIIKGLFWDPACVIA; translated from the coding sequence ATGCAACCAGTCACCACCATCTCTGCCCAAGCTTCTCAAAAGGACAAGTCTTCCGAGAAGAAAGACAACTATATCATCAAGGGTCTGTTCTGGGATCCTGCCTGTGTTATCGCTTAA